GCTGGTCGGGCTGTTCGCGGTGGCCGTCTGGCCGCGGTTCGCCGTCGCGATCTGGCAGGACCCGCGGGCCTGGACGGGGGCCGTAGGGGTCTCGGGCCCGACCGCTTTTCTCTGGGTGCACGCCGTGCTCATCGTCACCGCGATGGTGTTGGGCCTGCTGACCGGGTACCTGGGGGTCCGCGGTCTGCTGGCCGGGCGATCCCGATCGTCCGGAGTGACGAGGCCCGCGGCGCGGGACGGCGCCGTCCGGTAGGTCCGACCGGTAGAATCGGACCACGTGATCACCGCGACCGGCCTCGAGCTGCGGGCCGGCACTCGGATTCTGCTGGCCGACACCACCCTTCGTCTTCATGCTGGCGACCGCGTCGGCCTCGTCGGCCGTAACGGCGCCGGCAAGACGACCACCCTGCGCGTCCTGGCGGGGGAGGGTCAGCCCTACGCCGGCTCCATCACCGCCACCGGCCCGGTCGGCTACCTGCCGCAGGACCCCCGTGAGGGTGATCTCGACGTCATCGCCAAGGACCGCGTGCTGTCCGCCCGGGGGCTCGACCGCATGCTCTCTGACCTGGAGAAGGTCCAGATCCAGATGGCCGAGCTGTCCGGCGGCCAGCTGGAGGCGGCGACCGCCCGGTACGGACGGCTGGAGGAGCGGTTCTCCACCCTCGGCGGCTACGCGGCCGAAGCCGAGGCCGCCCGTATCTGCTCGAACCTGGGCCTGCCCGACCGGGTGCTGGCCCAGCCCATGCGCACCCTGTCCGGCGGTCAGCGGCGCCGGGTCGAGCTGGCCCGCATCCTGTTCGGCGCGTCGACCGAGAACGGCGAGAGCGGCACCATGCTGCTGCTCGACGAGCCGACCAACCACCTCGACCACGACTCGATCGTCTGGCTGCGCGACTACCTGCGGTTGTTCACCGGCGGCGTGGTCATCATCTCCCACGACGTCGACCTGCTGGCCGCCGTGGTGAACAAGGTCTGGTTCCTGGACGCCGTGCGCGGCGAGCTGGACGCGTACAACATGTCCTGGTCGCGCTACCTCGAGGCACGGGCCACGGACGAGCAGCGGCGCCGCCGCGAGCGTGCCAACGCCGAGAAGAAGGCCTCCGCGCTGATGCAGCAGGCGGCCAAACTCGGCGCCAAGGCCACCAAGGCGGCGGCGGCCCATCAGATGGTGCGCCGGGCCGAGAAGCTGGTGTCGTCGTTGGACGACGTGCGGGTGGCCGACCGGGTGGCCAAGATCCGGTTCCCGGCCCCCGCGCCGTGCGGCCGCACCCCGCTGACGGCCCAGAACCTTTCCAAGGCCTACGGGTCGCTCGAGGTGTTCGCCGGGGTCGACCTGGCCATCGACAAGGGCAGCCGCGTCGTCATCCTCGGGTTCAACGGGGCGGGCAAGACGACCCTGCTCAAGTTGATCGGCGGGCTGGAGAAGCCGGACACCGGTGAGGTCACCCCTGGGCACGGTCTGCGCCTGGGGTACTTCGCGCAGGAACACGACACCATCGACCCCGACCGCACGGTCTGGGAGAACACCCGCTCCGCGTCACCGGACACCGGCGCGCAGGAGCTGCGGAATTTGTTGGGCGCGTTCATGTTCAAGGGCGAGCAGCTGGACCAGCCGGCTGGCACCTTGTCCGGCGGCGAGAAGACCCGACTCGCCCTGGCCGGTCTGGTCTCGTCCGCGGCCAACGTGCTGCTGCTCGACGAACCGACCAACAACCTGGATCCGGCGAGCCGCGAACAGGTGCTCGACGCCCTCCGCCGGTACGAGGGGGCGGTCGTGCTGGTCACCCACGACCCGGGAGCCGTTCAGGCGCTCGCCCCGGAACGGGTCATCCTGTTGCCCGACGGCACCGAGGACCACTGGTCCGCCGAGTACCAGGAACTCATCGAACTCGCCTGAGGTCCGCCGGCGGCGGCGCGCCTTTCGTCCCCGGTGGCGGGCTGGGTGGGTATGTCTGATCATGGCAGTGACCATGAGGCCCGCGCCGACCGAACAACCGGCGGCCGAGCGGCGACGAAAAGACCGGTAAGGGGTGGCGACGTTGGCCACAGACACCAAGGCGAGTACCAAAAGCACGAAGTCGACCACCGTGAAGAAGGGCGCCCGCATCACCGGGGTGGCCCGGGAGAAGTTGGCGGCCGACCTGCGCAAGAAGTACGAGAAGGGGCAGAGCATTCGGGCTCTGGCCGAGGGCACGGGCCGTTCCTACGGTTTCGTGCATCGCCTGCTGCTGGACGCGGAGGTCCCTCTGCGCGGACGCGGCGGGGCCACCCGCACCAAGAAGAAGTAGCCCCGCACCCACTGATTTGGGACCGGTCGCCCGTCGACCGGTCTCCCGGCAGGGCTCAGGGCCGGGAGAAAGCCGCGCGCACGTCCGGCTCGTCGTCCAGCAGACGACCGAGCACGGCGTGGCCGGCCTGCACCGACGCCACCAGTGGGGACGCCGCCAACGCGCGTCCGGCTTGCGACCGCGAACCCGCCCGCACCGCCGCGACGGCCACCAGTTCGGCGTCCCGCACCGCCGCCAGCAGACCCAGCTGACCCAGTCCCGGCGCGTGCGTGCGCTCCGGGTGCACCCCCGACCGGTCGACCCGGCAGGCGAGTTCCAGCACCAGCCGGGGGGGAAGGGCCGCGACGGTCCCACCGTTGACGACGTGCAGGACGAACCGGCCGGGCTCACCACGAAGCGACGCCAGCAGGCCGGTGACCACGGCCCCGCGGTCCTCGACCGGGCCGGACCCCGGTCCGCCGGGGGGCGTCCCCGCGTGGTCCGGGAGATCCCGCCAGGCTGTACAGCGGTGCACGTCGGCGGTGGCGACGGCGCCCATGGCCGCCAGTGCCCCGGGTGGGAACAGGCGCGCGTCGGCCAGCCGGGCGAGGCGGTCCGGGTCGGTCAGCAGGTCGGTCAACTGTTCGCGGCCGTCGATCCGCAGCGACCGCAGCCAGCCGATACGGTCCATCCCGAGGTAGTCGATCTCGGCGCAGGCGGCATCCCGCGAACGGCCGGGGCCAGGGGTGCCGAGCGCGGCCCGCGTGCGGGCCACCAGCGCCGAACCCGAACCGACCCCGACGACGCGGCCGTCGAGCGGGCCGGCGGCGGCCTGGGCGAGCGCACCGGCCTGATCCCCGACGACGATCAGCCGGGCCCCGGGCGCGGCCGCGGTCAGCTCGGCGACATCGGCCAGGAAGACCGGCAGGCTGCGCAGCAGCGTGCACAATCCGGCGGCCCCGAGCCCGGCGAACGCGGGGAGGCCGAGTCCCCGGGCCCGCGCGAGGTCCCGATCGGCGGCGGTCCGCCCACCCACCGTGCGCGTCCACACCACGACGTCGGCCCCGGCCGCCGCCGACCGCAGGGGACCGGCCAGACGGGTCCGGGTGCCGTCCCGCCCGGCCAGGAACAGTGTCGGCTCCGGTCCGTCACCGCCGATGATCACGACCCGCATCCGGCCCACGCTAGCGGCCGGACCACCGCCGTGGGCGGTGGCCAGGGTGAACCCGCCGCGCAGGGGCGGCCGGCGGGTGCCCAAGGGGCGCCGCCACCTGGCAAGCTCGTCACGTGCAGCAACCGTTCGACGTCATCATGCAGGGCACCGTCTTCCTGGACGTGGTCTTCACCGGCCTGCCCGGACTGCCCGGCCTGGGTACGGAGATCCACGCCGAAGGCATGGGGTCGTGCCCCGGTGGGATCGCGAACCTGGCCGTGGCGGCCAGCCGGCTGGGGCTGCGGACGTCGCTCGCCGCCTCCTTCGGTGACGATCTCTACGGCGACTTCCTGCACCGCACCCTGCAGGAGGAGGGCATCGACCTATCGCTGTCGCGGCGGATCCCCGACTGGCACTCGCCGGTGACGGTGTCGCTGGCCGCGAACCGGGACCGCGCGATGATCACCCACAGCCACCCGTCGCCGGTGCCGCCCAGCGACCTGCTCGCCACCCTGCCCCCCACCCGGGCCGCCGTCGTGCACCTCGGCGAGGACCTGCCGGACTGGGTCTCGTCCGCGCGCAGTTCCGACGTCCTGGTGTTCGGCGACGTCGGCTGGGACGACAGCGAACAATGGTCCCGGTCGGTCGTCGACCAGGTCGGCTGCCTGGACGCGTTCCTGCCCAACAGCACCGAGGCCATGGCCTACACCCGCACCGATGACCCGTGGAACGCGCTGCACGCCCTGGCCGACCAGGTGCCGGTCGTCGTCATCACCTGTGGTGGGCAGGGCGCCATCGGCATCGACTCCGGAACCGGTGAGCAGGAATGGGTGCCGTCGCTGCCGGTGAACGCCGTGGACGCGACCGGCGCCGGGGACGTCTTTGCGGCCGCCTTCGTCGCCGGCACGTTGAGCGGC
This window of the Nakamurella flava genome carries:
- a CDS encoding SCO4848 family membrane protein produces the protein MVLTRKWSLFLVLVGLFAVAVWPRFAVAIWQDPRAWTGAVGVSGPTAFLWVHAVLIVTAMVLGLLTGYLGVRGLLAGRSRSSGVTRPAARDGAVR
- a CDS encoding ABC-F family ATP-binding cassette domain-containing protein; amino-acid sequence: MITATGLELRAGTRILLADTTLRLHAGDRVGLVGRNGAGKTTTLRVLAGEGQPYAGSITATGPVGYLPQDPREGDLDVIAKDRVLSARGLDRMLSDLEKVQIQMAELSGGQLEAATARYGRLEERFSTLGGYAAEAEAARICSNLGLPDRVLAQPMRTLSGGQRRRVELARILFGASTENGESGTMLLLDEPTNHLDHDSIVWLRDYLRLFTGGVVIISHDVDLLAAVVNKVWFLDAVRGELDAYNMSWSRYLEARATDEQRRRRERANAEKKASALMQQAAKLGAKATKAAAAHQMVRRAEKLVSSLDDVRVADRVAKIRFPAPAPCGRTPLTAQNLSKAYGSLEVFAGVDLAIDKGSRVVILGFNGAGKTTLLKLIGGLEKPDTGEVTPGHGLRLGYFAQEHDTIDPDRTVWENTRSASPDTGAQELRNLLGAFMFKGEQLDQPAGTLSGGEKTRLALAGLVSSAANVLLLDEPTNNLDPASREQVLDALRRYEGAVVLVTHDPGAVQALAPERVILLPDGTEDHWSAEYQELIELA
- a CDS encoding helix-turn-helix domain-containing protein, whose product is MATDTKASTKSTKSTTVKKGARITGVAREKLAADLRKKYEKGQSIRALAEGTGRSYGFVHRLLLDAEVPLRGRGGATRTKKK
- a CDS encoding carbohydrate kinase family protein gives rise to the protein MQQPFDVIMQGTVFLDVVFTGLPGLPGLGTEIHAEGMGSCPGGIANLAVAASRLGLRTSLAASFGDDLYGDFLHRTLQEEGIDLSLSRRIPDWHSPVTVSLAANRDRAMITHSHPSPVPPSDLLATLPPTRAAVVHLGEDLPDWVSSARSSDVLVFGDVGWDDSEQWSRSVVDQVGCLDAFLPNSTEAMAYTRTDDPWNALHALADQVPVVVITCGGQGAIGIDSGTGEQEWVPSLPVNAVDATGAGDVFAAAFVAGTLSGWSLRNRMAFANLCAALSVQQVGGSLAAPGWGDLADWLSGVRFQAENGSRAAAVLLHSYGFLDEPLTQALAAGPNLAVRRATATIARSSDA